From a region of the Canis lupus dingo isolate Sandy chromosome 5, ASM325472v2, whole genome shotgun sequence genome:
- the BUD13 gene encoding BUD13 homolog isoform X3, with protein MAAAPPLSKAEYLKRYLSGAGAGVDGGPDSGRKRRKKRPKPGGAGGRGMRIVDDDVSWTSISTTKPEKEEEDDDGDLPVVAEFVDERPEEVKQMEAFRSSAKWKLLGGHSEDLPSNRHFRHDSPDSSPPRRVRHDTPDSSPTRRAHHDTPDSSPPRRVRHDTPDSSPPRRIRHDTPDSSPPRRVHHDTSDSSPRRARHDTPDSSPPRRVRHDTPDSSPPRRVHHDIPDSSPPRRVRHDTPDSSPLRRVRHDTPDSSPPRRVRHDTPDPSPPRRAHHASLDPSPLRKPHRHYSGSSPSHRKFHMSSSPRRHQSHILDTSSYPSDSRKASDSDLSPPRHKQISGHKDSDSDLSPPRNRPTRRSSDSDLSPPRRKQKVKSSDSDLSPPRRSQPLGKKATHMYSGAKTGLVLTDIQQEQQELKKRDQETLAFEAEFQYAETVFRDKSGRKRNLKLERLEQRRKAEKDSERDELYARWGKGLVQSRQQQQNVEDAVKEMQKPLARYIDDEDLDRMLREQEREGDPMANFIKKNKAKENKNKKVRPRYTGPAPPPNRFNIWPGYRWDGVDRSNGFEQKRFARLASKKAVEELAYKWSVEDM; from the exons ATGGCGGCAGCTCCGCCGCTCTCCAAGGCCGAGTATCTGAAGCGTTACTTGTCTGGGGCAGGTGCCGGCGTCGACGGGGGCCCGGACTCCGGTCGCAAGCGTCGCAAAAAGCGGCCGAAGCCTGGCGGGGCCGGCGGCAGGGG aatGCGGATTGTGGATGATGATGTGAGCTGGACATCTATCTCTACCACTAAaccagaaaaagaggaagaagatgatgatggaGATTTGCCTGTG GTGGCTGAGTTTGTGGATGAGCGGCCGGAAGAGGTAAAGCAGATGGAAGCCTTTCGTTCCAGTGCCAAATGGAAGCTTCTAGGAG GCCACAGTGAAGATCTACCCTCAAATAGACACTTCCGTCACGACTCTCCGGATTCATCTCCCCCAAGGAGGGTCCGTCATGACACCCCAGATTCATCTCCCACCAGGAGGGCCCATCATGATACCCCGGATTCATCTCCCCCAAGGAGGGTCCGTCATGACACCCCAGATTCATCTCCCCCCAGGAGGATCCGTCACGACACCCCAGATTCATCTCCTCCCAGGAGGGTCCATCACGACACCTCGGATTCATCTCCTAGGAGGGCCCGTCACGACACTCCGGATTCATCCCCTCCCAGGAGGGTTCGTCACGACACCCCGGATTCATCTCCTCCCAGGAGGGTCCATCATGACATCCCAGATTCATCTCCTCCCAGGAGGGTCCGTCACGATACCCCAGATTCCTCTCCCCTAAGGAGGGTCCGTCATGACACCCCGGATTCATCTCCTCCCAGGAGGGTCCGTCATGACACCCCAGACCCATCTCCTCCCAGGAGGGCCCATCATGCTTCTCTAGATCCttctcccctcaggaagcctcaTCGTCACTATTCAG gctcttccCCCAGCCATAGGAAATTTCATATGAGTTCTTCACCTAGGAGACATCAGAGTCACATATTGGACACTTCCTCCTACCCAAGTGACAGTCGGAAAGCCTCTGATTCAGATCTTTCTCCTCCGAGGCATAAACAAATTTCAGGGCACAAGGATTCTGATTCAGATCTGTCACCTCCACGGAATAGACCTACACGTCGGAGCTCTGATTCTGACCTGTCTCCACCAAGGAGGAAACAGAAGGTCAAATCTTCTGATTCTGATCTGTCTCCACCTCGAAGGAGTCAGCCTCTAGGAAAGAAG GCTACACACATGTATTCTGGGGCTAAAACTGGGTTGGTGTTAACTGACATACAGCAAGAGCAGCAGGAGCTCAAGAAACGGGACCAAGAAACTCTGGCGTTCGaag CTGAATTCCAGTATGCTGAAACTGTATTTCGAGATAAGTCTGGCCGTAAGAGGAATTTGAAACTGGAACGTTtagagcaaaggagaaaagcagagaaggacTCGGAGAGAGATGAGCTGTATGCTCGGTGGGGAAAAGG GCTAGTCCAGAGCCGGCAGCAACAACAAAACGTGGAGGATGCAGTGAAGGAAATGCAGAAGCCGCTGGCCCGTTATATTGATGATGAAGATCTGGATCGGATGCTGAGAGaacaggaaagagagggagacccCATGGCCAACTTTATCAAGAAGAATAAAGCCAAGGAGAACAAGAATAAGAAAG TGAGACCTCGCTACACTGGTCCTGCACCTCCTCCCAACAGATTCAATATCTGGCCTGGTTATCGCTGGGATGGAGTGGACAG
- the BUD13 gene encoding BUD13 homolog isoform X1 encodes MAAAPPLSKAEYLKRYLSGAGAGVDGGPDSGRKRRKKRPKPGGAGGRGMRIVDDDVSWTSISTTKPEKEEEDDDGDLPVVAEFVDERPEEVKQMEAFRSSAKWKLLGGHSEDLPSNRHFRHDSPDSSPPRRVRHDTPDSSPTRRAHHDTPDSSPPRRVRHDTPDSSPPRRIRHDTPDSSPPRRVHHDTSDSSPRRARHDTPDSSPPRRVRHDTPDSSPPRRVHHDIPDSSPPRRVRHDTPDSSPLRRVRHDTPDSSPPRRVRHDTPDPSPPRRAHHASLDPSPLRKPHRHYSGASPRKAHHDTPDPSLSRRAHHSSSDSSVSRRARNSSPDTSQPRRTLDSLDTLQLKRARHDSPDLAANVPHPLPRTKSSKAPERASSKTSPHWKEPGPSHAPLPKNSKYEYDSDLSPPRKKQAKSHKHDSKGSSPSHRKFHMSSSPRRHQSHILDTSSYPSDSRKASDSDLSPPRHKQISGHKDSDSDLSPPRNRPTRRSSDSDLSPPRRKQKVKSSDSDLSPPRRSQPLGKKATHMYSGAKTGLVLTDIQQEQQELKKRDQETLAFEAEFQYAETVFRDKSGRKRNLKLERLEQRRKAEKDSERDELYARWGKGLVQSRQQQQNVEDAVKEMQKPLARYIDDEDLDRMLREQEREGDPMANFIKKNKAKENKNKKVRPRYTGPAPPPNRFNIWPGYRWDGVDRSNGFEQKRFARLASKKAVEELAYKWSVEDM; translated from the exons ATGGCGGCAGCTCCGCCGCTCTCCAAGGCCGAGTATCTGAAGCGTTACTTGTCTGGGGCAGGTGCCGGCGTCGACGGGGGCCCGGACTCCGGTCGCAAGCGTCGCAAAAAGCGGCCGAAGCCTGGCGGGGCCGGCGGCAGGGG aatGCGGATTGTGGATGATGATGTGAGCTGGACATCTATCTCTACCACTAAaccagaaaaagaggaagaagatgatgatggaGATTTGCCTGTG GTGGCTGAGTTTGTGGATGAGCGGCCGGAAGAGGTAAAGCAGATGGAAGCCTTTCGTTCCAGTGCCAAATGGAAGCTTCTAGGAG GCCACAGTGAAGATCTACCCTCAAATAGACACTTCCGTCACGACTCTCCGGATTCATCTCCCCCAAGGAGGGTCCGTCATGACACCCCAGATTCATCTCCCACCAGGAGGGCCCATCATGATACCCCGGATTCATCTCCCCCAAGGAGGGTCCGTCATGACACCCCAGATTCATCTCCCCCCAGGAGGATCCGTCACGACACCCCAGATTCATCTCCTCCCAGGAGGGTCCATCACGACACCTCGGATTCATCTCCTAGGAGGGCCCGTCACGACACTCCGGATTCATCCCCTCCCAGGAGGGTTCGTCACGACACCCCGGATTCATCTCCTCCCAGGAGGGTCCATCATGACATCCCAGATTCATCTCCTCCCAGGAGGGTCCGTCACGATACCCCAGATTCCTCTCCCCTAAGGAGGGTCCGTCATGACACCCCGGATTCATCTCCTCCCAGGAGGGTCCGTCATGACACCCCAGACCCATCTCCTCCCAGGAGGGCCCATCATGCTTCTCTAGATCCttctcccctcaggaagcctcaTCGTCACTATTCAGGTGCGTCTCCTAGGAAAGCCCATCATGACACACCAGATCCATCTCTTTCTAGGAGGGCCCATCATAGTTCCTCAGATAGCTCTGTTTCCAGAAGGGCCCGAAATAGCTCCCCTGACACATCTCAACCTAGAAGGACTCTTGACTCCTTGGACACATTGCAGCTCAAGAGGGCTCGTCATGACTCCCCTGATTTAGCTGCTAATGTCCCTCATCCACTGCCCAGAACCAAAAGCAGTAAAGCCCCAGAAAGAGCCTCTAGCAAAACTTCTCCACATTGGAAGGAGCCAGGACCATCTCATGCACCACTCCCAAAGAACAGCAAGTATGAGTATGACTCTGACCTCTCTCCTCCAcgaaaaaagcaagcaaaatccCATAAGCATGATTCTAAGG gctcttccCCCAGCCATAGGAAATTTCATATGAGTTCTTCACCTAGGAGACATCAGAGTCACATATTGGACACTTCCTCCTACCCAAGTGACAGTCGGAAAGCCTCTGATTCAGATCTTTCTCCTCCGAGGCATAAACAAATTTCAGGGCACAAGGATTCTGATTCAGATCTGTCACCTCCACGGAATAGACCTACACGTCGGAGCTCTGATTCTGACCTGTCTCCACCAAGGAGGAAACAGAAGGTCAAATCTTCTGATTCTGATCTGTCTCCACCTCGAAGGAGTCAGCCTCTAGGAAAGAAG GCTACACACATGTATTCTGGGGCTAAAACTGGGTTGGTGTTAACTGACATACAGCAAGAGCAGCAGGAGCTCAAGAAACGGGACCAAGAAACTCTGGCGTTCGaag CTGAATTCCAGTATGCTGAAACTGTATTTCGAGATAAGTCTGGCCGTAAGAGGAATTTGAAACTGGAACGTTtagagcaaaggagaaaagcagagaaggacTCGGAGAGAGATGAGCTGTATGCTCGGTGGGGAAAAGG GCTAGTCCAGAGCCGGCAGCAACAACAAAACGTGGAGGATGCAGTGAAGGAAATGCAGAAGCCGCTGGCCCGTTATATTGATGATGAAGATCTGGATCGGATGCTGAGAGaacaggaaagagagggagacccCATGGCCAACTTTATCAAGAAGAATAAAGCCAAGGAGAACAAGAATAAGAAAG TGAGACCTCGCTACACTGGTCCTGCACCTCCTCCCAACAGATTCAATATCTGGCCTGGTTATCGCTGGGATGGAGTGGACAG
- the BUD13 gene encoding BUD13 homolog isoform X2 — MAAAPPLSKAEYLKRYLSGAGAGVDGGPDSGRKRRKKRPKPGGAGGRGMRIVDDDVSWTSISTTKPEKEEEDDDGDLPVVAEFVDERPEEVKQMEAFRSSAKWKLLGGHSEDLPSNRHFRHDSPDSSPPRRVRHDTPDSSPTRRAHHDTPDSSPPRRVRHDTPDSSPPRRIRHDTPDSSPPRRVHHDTSDSSPRRARHDTPDSSPPRRVRHDTPDSSPPRRVHHDIPDSSPPRRVRHDTPDSSPLRRVRHDTPDSSPPRRVRHDTPDPSPPRRAHHASLDPSPLRKPHRHYSGASPRKAHHDTPDPSLSRRAHHSSSDSSVSRRARNSSPDTSQPRRTLDSLDTLQLKRARHDSPDLAANVPHPLPRTKSSKAPERASSKTSPHWKEPGPSHAPLPKNSKYEYDSDLSPPRKKQAKSHKHDSKGSSPSHRKFHMSSSPRRHQSHILDTSSYPSDSRKASDSDLSPPRHKQISGHKDSDSDLSPPRNRPTRRSSDSDLSPPRRKQKVKSSDSDLSPPRRSQPLGKKATHMYSGAKTGLVLTDIQQEQQELKKRDQETLAFEAEFQYAETVFRDKSGRKRNLKLERLEQRRKAEKDSERDELYARWGKGLVQSRQQQQNVEDAVKEMQKPLARYIDDEDLDRMLREQEREGDPMANFIKKNKAKENKNKKVRPRYTGPAPPPNRFNIWPGYRWDGVDSLSGIFMGV, encoded by the exons ATGGCGGCAGCTCCGCCGCTCTCCAAGGCCGAGTATCTGAAGCGTTACTTGTCTGGGGCAGGTGCCGGCGTCGACGGGGGCCCGGACTCCGGTCGCAAGCGTCGCAAAAAGCGGCCGAAGCCTGGCGGGGCCGGCGGCAGGGG aatGCGGATTGTGGATGATGATGTGAGCTGGACATCTATCTCTACCACTAAaccagaaaaagaggaagaagatgatgatggaGATTTGCCTGTG GTGGCTGAGTTTGTGGATGAGCGGCCGGAAGAGGTAAAGCAGATGGAAGCCTTTCGTTCCAGTGCCAAATGGAAGCTTCTAGGAG GCCACAGTGAAGATCTACCCTCAAATAGACACTTCCGTCACGACTCTCCGGATTCATCTCCCCCAAGGAGGGTCCGTCATGACACCCCAGATTCATCTCCCACCAGGAGGGCCCATCATGATACCCCGGATTCATCTCCCCCAAGGAGGGTCCGTCATGACACCCCAGATTCATCTCCCCCCAGGAGGATCCGTCACGACACCCCAGATTCATCTCCTCCCAGGAGGGTCCATCACGACACCTCGGATTCATCTCCTAGGAGGGCCCGTCACGACACTCCGGATTCATCCCCTCCCAGGAGGGTTCGTCACGACACCCCGGATTCATCTCCTCCCAGGAGGGTCCATCATGACATCCCAGATTCATCTCCTCCCAGGAGGGTCCGTCACGATACCCCAGATTCCTCTCCCCTAAGGAGGGTCCGTCATGACACCCCGGATTCATCTCCTCCCAGGAGGGTCCGTCATGACACCCCAGACCCATCTCCTCCCAGGAGGGCCCATCATGCTTCTCTAGATCCttctcccctcaggaagcctcaTCGTCACTATTCAGGTGCGTCTCCTAGGAAAGCCCATCATGACACACCAGATCCATCTCTTTCTAGGAGGGCCCATCATAGTTCCTCAGATAGCTCTGTTTCCAGAAGGGCCCGAAATAGCTCCCCTGACACATCTCAACCTAGAAGGACTCTTGACTCCTTGGACACATTGCAGCTCAAGAGGGCTCGTCATGACTCCCCTGATTTAGCTGCTAATGTCCCTCATCCACTGCCCAGAACCAAAAGCAGTAAAGCCCCAGAAAGAGCCTCTAGCAAAACTTCTCCACATTGGAAGGAGCCAGGACCATCTCATGCACCACTCCCAAAGAACAGCAAGTATGAGTATGACTCTGACCTCTCTCCTCCAcgaaaaaagcaagcaaaatccCATAAGCATGATTCTAAGG gctcttccCCCAGCCATAGGAAATTTCATATGAGTTCTTCACCTAGGAGACATCAGAGTCACATATTGGACACTTCCTCCTACCCAAGTGACAGTCGGAAAGCCTCTGATTCAGATCTTTCTCCTCCGAGGCATAAACAAATTTCAGGGCACAAGGATTCTGATTCAGATCTGTCACCTCCACGGAATAGACCTACACGTCGGAGCTCTGATTCTGACCTGTCTCCACCAAGGAGGAAACAGAAGGTCAAATCTTCTGATTCTGATCTGTCTCCACCTCGAAGGAGTCAGCCTCTAGGAAAGAAG GCTACACACATGTATTCTGGGGCTAAAACTGGGTTGGTGTTAACTGACATACAGCAAGAGCAGCAGGAGCTCAAGAAACGGGACCAAGAAACTCTGGCGTTCGaag CTGAATTCCAGTATGCTGAAACTGTATTTCGAGATAAGTCTGGCCGTAAGAGGAATTTGAAACTGGAACGTTtagagcaaaggagaaaagcagagaaggacTCGGAGAGAGATGAGCTGTATGCTCGGTGGGGAAAAGG GCTAGTCCAGAGCCGGCAGCAACAACAAAACGTGGAGGATGCAGTGAAGGAAATGCAGAAGCCGCTGGCCCGTTATATTGATGATGAAGATCTGGATCGGATGCTGAGAGaacaggaaagagagggagacccCATGGCCAACTTTATCAAGAAGAATAAAGCCAAGGAGAACAAGAATAAGAAAG TGAGACCTCGCTACACTGGTCCTGCACCTCCTCCCAACAGATTCAATATCTGGCCTGGTTATCGCTGGGATGGAGTGGACAG
- the ZPR1 gene encoding zinc finger protein ZPR1 produces MAASGAVEPGRPAATAAPSAAPARAPAPERLFRPISAEDEEQQPTEIESLCMNCYRNGMTRLLLTKIPFFREVIVSSFSCEHCGWNNTEIQSAGRIQDQGVRYTLTVGAQEDMNRQVVKTDSATTRIPELDFEIPAFSQKGALTTVEGLISRAISGLEQDQPARRANEEPVAERIDEFIVKLKELKQVASPFTLIIDDPSGNSFVENPHAPQKDLALIITHYNRTLQQEEMLGLQAEAAPEEKPEEEDLRNEVLQFNTNCPECNAPAQTNMKLVQIPHFKEVIIMATNCENCGHRTNEVKSGGAIEPLGTRISFHITDLSDLTRDVLKSETCSVEIPELEFELGMAVLGGKFTTLEGLLKDIQELVTKNPFTLGDSSNPGQMEKLQEFSQKLDQILQGNMKAHFIMNDPAGNSYLQNVYAPEDDPQMKVEHYKRTFDQNEELGLNDMKTEGYDTGPAPQR; encoded by the exons ATGGCGGCGAGCGGGGCCGTGGAGCCGGGGCGCCCGGCGGCTACTGCCGCCCCCTCGGCCGCCCCGGCGCGGGCTCCGGCCCCCGAGCGCTTGTTCCGGCCTATCAGCGCCGAGGACGAGGAGCAGCAGCCCACCGAGATCGAGTCGCTTTGCATGAACTGTTACCGCAAC GGCATGACGCGCCTCCTGCTCACCAAGATCCCCTTCTTCAGAGAGGTGATCGTGAGCTCCTTCTCCTGTGAGCACTGCGGCTGGAACAACACGGAGATCCAGTCGGCAGGCCGGATCCAGGACCAGGGAGTGCGCTACACTTTGACCGTCGGGGCCCAGGAG GACATGAACAGACAAGTGGTGAAAACGGACTCTGCCACCACAAGGATCCCGGAGCTGGATTTTGAAATTCCTGCCTTCAGTCAGAAGGGAG CTCTGACCACTGTTGAAGGATTGATCAGCCGTGCCATCTCCGGCCTGGAGCAGGATCAGCCCGCACGAAGG GCAAATGAAGAGCCCGTAGCTGAAAGAATTGATGAGTTCATTGTCAAACTGAAAGAGCTAAAGCAAGTGGCCTCTCCTTTCACTCTG ATCATTGATGATCCTTCAGGGAACAGCTTTGTGGAAAACCCCCACGCTCCCCAGAAAGATCTTGCCCTGATCATCACGCACTATAATCGGACTCTACAGCAGGAAGAGATGCTCGGGCTTCAG GCCGAGGCAGCACCAGAAGagaagccagaggaggaggaTCTCAGAAATGAA GTGCTGCAATTCAACACAAACTGTCCAGAATGCAACGCTCCGGCTCAAACCAACATGAAGCTAGTTC AAATCCCACACTTTAAGGAGGTTATCATCATGGCTACCAACTGTGAGAACTGCGGCCATCGAACCAATGAG GTGAAGTCTGGAGGAGCAATAGAGCCCTTGGGCACCCGGATCAGCTTCCATATCACAGATCTCTCAGATCTGACCAGAGATGTGCTCAAG TCTGAGACGTGTAGTGTGGAAATcccagagctggaatttgaactggGAATGGCTGTCCTTGGGGGCAAGTTCACCACACTAGAGGGGCTACTGAAAGACATCCAGGAACTG GTGACCAAGAACCCTTTCACACTGGGTGACAGTTCCAATCCTGGCCAGATGGAGAAACTGCAGGAGTTCAGCCAGAAGTTAGACCAG ATTCTTCAAGGTAACATGAAAGCCCACTTTATTATGAATGATCCAGCAGGAAACAGCTACCTTCAG AATGTGTATGCACCTGAAGATGATCCTCAGATGAAGGTGGAGCATTATAAGCGCACATTTGACCAAAACGAGGAGCTAGGGCTCAATGACATGAAGACAGAGGGCTATGACACAGGCCCAGCCCCACAGCGGTAG
- the APOA5 gene encoding apolipoprotein A-V, whose product MVAVLAWALTLLSAFATVQTQKGFWDYFSQSSRDKGKLEQVQQQKLAWEPTSLKDSLEQDLSKMDKFLEKLSPLSGQGREPLGLPPDPVGMRQQLQEELAEVRARLEPYMGEVHEQVGWNLEGLRRQLKPYTAELMEQVALRVQELQEQLRVVGEGTKAQVLGGVDEARELLRELQDRVVHHTGRVKALFRPYAQRLVTGIGRHVQELHRSVVPHAAASPARLSRCVQMLSRKLTLKAEALHARIQQNLDQLREELSAFAGAGADGADEGADPDPQMLSQEVHQRLQAFRHDTFLQIADFTRAIDQETQEVQLQLAPPPPGHSAFAPEFLQADSSEARSKLQARLQDLWEDINYSLHDLGLSHLEEP is encoded by the exons ATGGTTGCAGTTCTGGCCTGGGCTCTGACTCTGCTCTCAG CATTTGCAACTGTCCAGACCCAGAAAGGCTTCTGGGACTACTTCAGCCAGAGCAGCCGAGACAAAGGGAAGCTGGAGCAGGTCCAGCAGCAGAAGCTGGCATGGGAACCCAC GAGCCTGAAGGACAGCCTTGAGCAAGACCTCAGCAAAATGGACAAGTTCCTGGAAAAGCTGAGCCCTCTcagtgggcaggggagggagcctCTGGGGCTCCCACCCGACCCGGTGGGCATGCGGCAGCAGCTGCAAGAGGAGCTGGCGGAGGTGAGGGCGCGCCTGGAGCCCTACATGGGCGAGGTGCACGAGCAAGTGGGCTGGAATCTGGAGGGCCTGCGGCGGCAGCTGAAGCCCTACACCGCGGAGCTGATGGAGCAGGTGGCGCTGCGCGTTCAGGAGCTGCAGGAACAGCTGCGCGTGGTCGGAGAGGGCACCAAGGCCCAGGTGCTGGGCGGCGTGGACGAGGCGCGGGAGCTGCTGCGGGAGCTGCAGGACCGCGTGGTGCATCACACCGGCCGTGTCAAGGCGCTCTTCCGCCCCTACGCCCAGCGCCTGGTGACCGGCATCGGGCGCCACGTGCAGGAGCTGCACCGTAGCGTGGTCCCGCACGCCGCCGCCAGCCCCGCGCGCCTCAGCCGCTGCGTGCAGATGCTGTCGCGCAAGCTCACGCTCAAGGCCGAGGCTCTGCACGCGCGCATCCAGCAGAACCTGGACCAGCTGCGGGAAGAGCTCAGCGCTTTTGCGGGCGCCGGTGCTGACGGCGCGGATGAGGGGGCGGACCCCGACCCCCAGATGCTGTCCCAGGAGGTGCACCAGCGACTCCAGGCCTTCCGCCACGACACCTTCCTGCAGATCGCCGACTTCACCCGTGCCATCGACCAGGAGACCCAGGAGGTCCAGTTGcagctggccccgcccccgccaggtcACAGTGCCTTCGCCCCAGAGTTTCTCCAAGCTGACAGCAGCGAGGCCCGGAGCAAGCTGCAGGCCCGTCTCCAAGACCTATGGGAGGACATAAACTACAGCCTTCATGACCTTGGTCTCAGTCATCTAGAGGAGCCCTGA